In Hydra vulgaris chromosome 06, alternate assembly HydraT2T_AEP, a genomic segment contains:
- the LOC136081375 gene encoding zinc finger MYM-type protein 6-like encodes MTQIVKKGISEEVNNSVFFSLSSDGNNDITLYGQTSIVLRYVTLAAEEAVVKEHLVSMVETGTTTGEGKSEKIKDEIKSVNVDIKKCIGMSFDGASNMQGINKGVITHLKQCSSMATNIYCGSHGTNLVMKVCAKSSVVSIHFFGTENKPGNVQKLKTFLYGNSRKRNNIFEKCKSLLKDANQSIELAATKSVRFSALQNATNQLLTLYQAVINCLEQISNDMELKMYIRSEGLLSRFQSYETIVTLCLFKEIFTILGPLNIILQGETLDFLFAIMSVDVSLEKLQVSRDSADQNVILSAVKVATEAQLEQQIFVKNRTRRKKRLDFDETEVE; translated from the coding sequence ATGACACAGATAGTCAAGAAAGGTATTTCAGAAGAGGTAAATAACTCAGTATTCTTTTCGCTATCATCTGATGGCAACAATGATATTACACTCTACGGGCAAACTTCTATCGTATTACGATATGTTACGCTTGCTGCAGAAGAGGCCGTTGTAAAGGAACATCTGGTTTCAATGGTTGAAACTGGTACAACTACTGGTGAaggaaaaagtgaaaaaatcaaAGATGAAATCAAATCAGTTAACGTAGATATTAAAAAGTGTATAGGTATGTCTTTTGATGGTGCAAGCAATATGCAAGGAATAAACAAAGGAGTTATAACACATTTGAAGCAGTGTTCTTCCATGgcaacaaatatttattgtggATCTCATGGAACAAATCTGGTTATGAAAGTTTGTGCAAAATCTTCTGTTGTTTCTATTCACTTTTTTGGAACAGAAAACAAGCCTGGTAATGTGCAGAAATTAAAGACTTTTCTATACGGAAACTCAAGGAAacgaaataatatttttgagaaGTGCAAATCTCTTCTTAAGGATGCGAATCAATCTATTGAACTGGCTGCTACCAAAAGTGTTCGTTTCAGTGCCTTACAAAATGCTACTAACCAACTGCTGACACTATACCAGGCAGTAATCAATTGCCTTGAACAAATTTCAAATGACATGGAACTTAAAATGTATATTCGAAGTGAAGGTCTTCTATCCCGATTTCAGTCATATGAAACAATTGTGACTTTATGTCtcttcaaagaaatttttactatCTTGGGTCCCCTAAATATAATTCTTCAAGGAGaaacacttgattttttgtttgctataatgTCTGTCGATGTATCACTAGAAAAGCTTCAAGTATCAAGGGACAGTGCTGaccaaaatgttattttatctGCTGTTAAAGTTGCAACTGAAGCTCAGCTTGAACAGCAAATATTTGTTAAGAATAGGACTCGCAGAAAAAAACGACTGGACTTCGATGAAACAGAGGTTGAGTGA